Proteins encoded together in one Amblyraja radiata isolate CabotCenter1 chromosome 11, sAmbRad1.1.pri, whole genome shotgun sequence window:
- the LOC116978620 gene encoding platelet-derived growth factor receptor-like protein: MRPGLVFALVCLSVFLLEFAECQKDANTKSKKQNAGGKVKLTNKKPKNKPKVKKVAARKLARISIMTQLLQQGRFLKPSDTLVIAAGENLLLRCKGKHISWAYPSYLDEENDGRFSIDHRERFSQLTVANSTGADTGEYSCWALDCDAETCRRDDSKTGSTYVFFTDPRELFVPANDYYMAIQLRTDRPTRLPCQVTNPLAKVSLHREYPPELIPEDGKLITFDVKKGFVIHKALPLFGGTLYCVASYQGLRQSSTKYLLIFTYYPSARPAATIKASSSSVHAGVNFNLTCTVLGETNIEVHFTWEFPGQQLGRPTYTMESQQSVYAGGQALQSSQSVLLVDEARPIDEGLYTCTAQNQQGATSVSTRVNVLPRTGPGRQ, translated from the exons ATGAGGCCGGGGCTGGTTTTCGCGCTGGTTTGTCTGAGTGTGTTTCTGCTGGAATTCG CGGAATGCCAGAAGGATGCAAATACCAAAAGTAAAAAGCAAAATGCTGGCGGGAAAGTGAAACTGACCAACAAAAAGCCAAAGAACAAACCAAAAGTAAAGAAGGTGGCGGCTAGGAAGCTTGCAAGAATCAGCATCATGACCCAGTTACTGCAGCAAGGCAGGTTTCTGAAGCCATCCGATACTTTGGTCATTGCTGCTGGAGAGAATCTCCTGCTGCGCTGTAAGGGGAAGCACATCAGCTGGGCCTACCCCTCTTATCTAGATGAAGAAAATGACGGCAGATTCAG CATTGACCATCGGGAAAGATTTAGTCAACTGACAGTGGCAAACAGCACAGGAGCTGACACCGGTGAATACAGCTGTTGGGCGCTGGACTGTGATGCTGAGACTTGCAGGAGGGATGACTCCAAAACGGGCAGCACTTATGTCTTCTTCACTG ATCCTCGTGAGCTGTTTGTACCAGCAAACGATTACTACATGGCCATTCAGCTTCGCACTGACAGACCCACAAGGTTGCCGTGCCAGGTGACCAATCCTCTTGCCAAAGTGTCTCTGCATCGGGAGTATCCACCGGAGTTGATTCCAGAGGATGGGAAATTAATCACGTTTGACGTGAAGAAAGGATTTGTTATCCATAAAGCCCTTCCATTGTTTGGCGGCACACTATACTGCGTGGCAAGCTATCAGGGGCTAAGGCAGAGTTCCACCAAGTACCTCCTCATTTTTACCTATT ATCCATCTGCACGTCCAGCTGCTACAATCAAAGCCTCATCCAGCTCTGTGCATGCAGGTGTAAACTTCAACTTAACCTGTACAGTTCTTGGGGAAACTAACATAGAGGTGCACTTCACTTGGGAATTCCCTGGCCAGCAG CTGGGGAGACCCACCTACACCATGGAGAGCCAGCAGTCAGTATATGCTGGTGGCCAGGCACTCCAGTCATCGCAAAGTGTGCTGCTGGTAGATGAGGCCCGGCCTATTGATGAGGGACTCTACACCTGTACCGCTCAGAACCAGCAGGGGGCGACCTCAGTCTCCACTCGTGTCAACGTACTCCCACGGACTGGTCCAGGTCGACAATGA